One window of Medicago truncatula cultivar Jemalong A17 chromosome 2, MtrunA17r5.0-ANR, whole genome shotgun sequence genomic DNA carries:
- the LOC25487163 gene encoding mitogen-activated protein kinase 19 produces the protein MQKDQLKKDVKEVKFFTDYGDANRYKILEVVGKGSYGVVCAAIDTHTGGKVAIKKIHDVFEHISDAIRILREVKLLRLLRHPDIVEIKRIMLPPSKREFKDIYVVFELMESDLHQVIKANDDLTREHQQFFLYQMLRALKFMHTANVYHRDLKPKNILANANCKLKVCDFGLARVAFNDTPTTTFWTDYVATRWYRAPELCGSFFAKYTPAIDIWSIGCIFAEVLTGKPLFPGKSIVHQLDLITDLLGTPPPEIISGVRNEKARKYLMEMRKKLPVPFERKFPNADPLALRLLQRLLAFDPKDRPTAQEALADPFFKGLAKIEREPSSQSISRMEFEFERRRVSKDDIKELIYREILEYHPQLLKDYINGTEGTNFMYPSAIDQFRKQFAYLEENNGKCGPVIPPERKHVSLPRSTVLSSTIPPSTQSSFAPYANRQIAQEAFSIPRAAESNSLSQSKGLRPPPRAPAAKSGRVTGPVLYDNGRSTKDNYDARIFYQNAIPQAISPHCFQRVAHAHQTSTKTTPETYKDNSQGKHQHSPQKCNVPTRPAIDLNTNPYRQQGKNDLFNDPVTVIDAKLLQAQSQFGAAGAAAVAVAAHRHSAGFQYGLT, from the exons GATGTTAAAGAGGTAAAGTTTTTCACTGATTACGGAGACGCCAACCGATACAAAATTCTTGAAGTTGTTGGTAAAGGTAGCTATGGAGTTGTTTGTGCAGCGATTGACACACACACTGGAGGAAAAGTTGCGATCAAGAAGATTCATGATGTTTTTGAACATATCTCTGATGCCATTAGAATCCTCAGGGAAGTCAAGTTGCTAAGACTTTTAAGACACCCTGATATCGTTGAGATTAAACGGATTATGTTGCCGCCTTCAAAGAGGGAATTTAAAGATATTTATGTTGTCTTTGAGCTCATGGAGTCTGAtctccatcaagtcatcaaagcTAATGATGACTTGACTCGTGAACACCAAcagttttttctttatcaaatgCTTCGTGCACTGAAGTTTATGCATACAG CAAATGTATATCACAGAGACCTTAAACCCAAGAATATACTTGCAAATGCAAACTGCAAACTCAAAGTCTGTGATTTTGGACTGGCAAGAGTTGCATTCAATGATACCCCAACAACAACTTTTTGGACG GATTACGTTGCTACAAGATGGTATAGAGCCCCTGAACTATGCGGGTCTTTCTTTGCTAAG TACACACCTGCAATTGATATATGGAGCATTGGTTGCATTTTTGCGGAAGTGCTTACAGGAAAGCCATTGTTTCCTGGTAAAAGTATTGTGCATCAATTAGATTTGATTACTGATCTTCTTGGAACACCACCACCCGAAATTATCTCTGGA GTTCGAAATGAGAAGGCAAGGAAGTACTTGATGGAGATGCGGAAGAAACTTCCTGTGCCATTTGAACGGAAATTTCCAAATGCTGATCCATTGGCCCTTCGTCTATTGCAAAGGCTTTTAGCATTTGATCCAAAGGATCGACCAACAGCCCAAGAG GCACTAGCTGATCCTTTCTTCAAGGGTTTGGCAAAAATTGAGAGAGAACCTTCTTCTCAGTCAATTTCAAGAATGGAGTTTGAGTTTGAGAGAAGGCGGGTGTCAAAAGACGATATTAAGGAACTAATATATCGGGAAATACTTGAATATCATCCTCAGCTGCTTAAAGATTACATTAATGGAACTGAAGGCACAAACTTCATGTACCCTAG TGCAATAGACCAATTTAGAAAGCAATTTGCTTATCTTGAGGAGAATAATGGTAAATGTGGCCCGGTGATTCCTCCAGAAAGGAAGCATGTCTCCCTTCCTAG GTCCACTGTTCTCTCTAGTACAATTCCTCCCAGTACACAATCGTCTTTTGCTCCATATGCGAACAGACAAATCGCACAAGAGGCATTCAGTATTCCCAGAGCTGCAGAATCAAATTCTCTAAGTCAATCAAAGGGTTTACGACCACCTCCAAGAGCGCCAGCAG CCAAATCAGGAAGAGTTACAGGGCCAGTTCTCTATGACAATGGAAGAAGCACAAAAGATAATTATGACGCAAGGATCTTCTACCAAAATGCTATTCCTCAAGCAATCTCTCCCCACTGTTTCCAAAGGGTTGCACACGCGCACCAAACTAGCACAAAAACTACACCAGAAACATACAAGGATAATTCACAAGGCAAACATCAACACTCACCGCAGAAGTGTAACGTGCCAACTAGGCCAGCTATCGATCTTAACACCAATCCATACCGCCAACAGGGCAAGAATGATCTGTTTAACGATCCTGTTACCGTTATTGACGCAAAATTGTTGCAGGCTCAatctcaatttggtgcagctgGTGCTGCAGCAGTAGCCGTTGCTGCTCACAGGCATTCTGCAGGCTTTCAGTATGGATTGACATAG
- the LOC25487164 gene encoding uncharacterized protein isoform X1, which translates to MDEGSKYHHIAKLCAFACLFLLLEVNALLNDQDYISAIGDPGMKRDGLRVAIESWNQCNEVGKEAPNMGSPRMADCFDVKYGKHQTENMKLVHKVQEWENRLGISSNNNELLLKTENADIYAPRKELYLGKKCEVLDTPRPWQFWMIMLKSGNMDTLAAICPKNGFKAEPFPQHDFPCFGEGCMNMPSMYHNYTQVYGMEKIMRGIFYGSWDLNATNDANLGYMNDTSYYSVTWEKEVGNGSWIFHHVLKTSSKYPWLMLYLRSDATTGFSGGYHYETRGMTKIVPKSPHFKVRFTLDIKKGGGPRSQFYLMDMGSCWKNNGKPCDGDVTSDVTRYSEMDINPEAEPSCKPNHLEQCPPYHTFSNGTRVHRTDATKFPYDAYLLYRAPGNAMYLEKPVIPSDPYSNPQPQEILQILPHPVWGEYGYPTKKGEGWIGDPRTWELDVGRLSQSLYFYQDPGTEPVERHWPSIDLGTEIYISGGQLAEWTVSNFDIIIPKEYAY; encoded by the exons ATGGATGAGGGTTCTAAGTATCACCATATAGCAAAATTATGTGCATTTGCATGTTTATTTCTATTGTTGGAAGTGAATGctttattgaatgatcaagattaTATATCAGCCATTGGAGATCCTGGTATGAAAAGAGATGGCTTGAGAGTTGCTATTGAGTCATGGAATCAATGCAATGAGGTTGGAAAAGAAGCACCAAACATGGGAAGTCCAAGAATGGCTGATTGCTTTGATGTCAAATACGGTAAACATCAAA cagaaaatatgaaattagtTCACAAGGTGCAAGAATGGGAGAACAGGTTAGGCATATCAAGCAATAATAATGAACTCCTTTTGAAGACAGAAAATGCAGACATTTATGCACCTAGGAAGGAGTTATACTTAGGTAAAAAATGTGAGGTTTTAGATACTCCAAGACCATGGCAATTTTGGATGATAATGCTAAAAAGTGGAAACATGGATACTTTAGCTGCAATTTGTCCAAAAAATGGCTTCAAAGCTGAGCCATTTCCACAACATGATTTTCCTTGCTTTGGAGAAGGGTGTATGAATATGCCATCAATGTACCATAATTATACACAAGTGTATGGTATGGAGAAGATCATGAGAGGAATTTTCTATGGTTCATGGGATTTGAATGCTACTAATGATGCAAATTTAGGTTATATGAATGATACTTCTTATTACTCTGTGACTTGGGAGAAGGAAGTTGGTAATGGAAGTTGGATTTTTCACCATGTGTTGAAGACTTCTTCTAAATATCCTTGGTTAATGCTTTATCTTAGATCAGATGCTACTACAGGATTCTCTGGTGGTTACCATTATGAAACTAGAGGCATGACAAAAATTGTACCAAAGTCACCACATTTTAAGGTAAGATTCACACTTGATATCAAGAAAGGAGGGGGTCCAAGGAGCCAATTCTACCTCATGGACATGGGAAGTtgttggaagaacaatggaaagccGTGCGATGGGGATGTCACATCTGATGTAACCAGATACAGTGAAATGGACATAAACCCGGAAGCTGAACCGTCGTGCAAACCCAACCATCTTGAACAATGTCCTCCTTATCATACCTTCTCAAATGGCACCCGAGTTCACAGAACCGATGCGACCAAGTTCCCCTATGATGCGTACCTTCTCTATCGTGCTCCAGGAAATGCAATGTACTTGGAGAAACCGGTGATACCATCCGATCCGTATAGCAACCCGCAGCCTCAAGAGATACTCCAAATTTTGCCGCACCCGGTTTGGGGCGAATACGGATATCCAACAAAGAAAGGTGAAGGATGGATTGGTGATCCAAGAACTTGGGAGCTTGATGTTGGAAGACTCTCTCAATCTCTCTATTTCTATCAG GATCCAGGTACTGAACCTGTGGAGAGACACTGGCCATCAATTGACTTAGGGACTGAAATATACATTAGTGGTGGGCAACTAGCAGAATGGACAGTTAGCAACTTTGATATTATCATCCCAAAAGAGTATGCTTATTGA
- the LOC25487164 gene encoding uncharacterized protein isoform X2, whose amino-acid sequence MDEGSKYHHIAKLCAFACLFLLLEVNALLNDQDYISAIGDPGMKRDGLRVAIESWNQCNEVGKEAPNMGSPRMADCFDVKYGKHQKNMKLVHKVQEWENRLGISSNNNELLLKTENADIYAPRKELYLGKKCEVLDTPRPWQFWMIMLKSGNMDTLAAICPKNGFKAEPFPQHDFPCFGEGCMNMPSMYHNYTQVYGMEKIMRGIFYGSWDLNATNDANLGYMNDTSYYSVTWEKEVGNGSWIFHHVLKTSSKYPWLMLYLRSDATTGFSGGYHYETRGMTKIVPKSPHFKVRFTLDIKKGGGPRSQFYLMDMGSCWKNNGKPCDGDVTSDVTRYSEMDINPEAEPSCKPNHLEQCPPYHTFSNGTRVHRTDATKFPYDAYLLYRAPGNAMYLEKPVIPSDPYSNPQPQEILQILPHPVWGEYGYPTKKGEGWIGDPRTWELDVGRLSQSLYFYQDPGTEPVERHWPSIDLGTEIYISGGQLAEWTVSNFDIIIPKEYAY is encoded by the exons ATGGATGAGGGTTCTAAGTATCACCATATAGCAAAATTATGTGCATTTGCATGTTTATTTCTATTGTTGGAAGTGAATGctttattgaatgatcaagattaTATATCAGCCATTGGAGATCCTGGTATGAAAAGAGATGGCTTGAGAGTTGCTATTGAGTCATGGAATCAATGCAATGAGGTTGGAAAAGAAGCACCAAACATGGGAAGTCCAAGAATGGCTGATTGCTTTGATGTCAAATACGGTAAACATCAAA aaaatatgaaattagtTCACAAGGTGCAAGAATGGGAGAACAGGTTAGGCATATCAAGCAATAATAATGAACTCCTTTTGAAGACAGAAAATGCAGACATTTATGCACCTAGGAAGGAGTTATACTTAGGTAAAAAATGTGAGGTTTTAGATACTCCAAGACCATGGCAATTTTGGATGATAATGCTAAAAAGTGGAAACATGGATACTTTAGCTGCAATTTGTCCAAAAAATGGCTTCAAAGCTGAGCCATTTCCACAACATGATTTTCCTTGCTTTGGAGAAGGGTGTATGAATATGCCATCAATGTACCATAATTATACACAAGTGTATGGTATGGAGAAGATCATGAGAGGAATTTTCTATGGTTCATGGGATTTGAATGCTACTAATGATGCAAATTTAGGTTATATGAATGATACTTCTTATTACTCTGTGACTTGGGAGAAGGAAGTTGGTAATGGAAGTTGGATTTTTCACCATGTGTTGAAGACTTCTTCTAAATATCCTTGGTTAATGCTTTATCTTAGATCAGATGCTACTACAGGATTCTCTGGTGGTTACCATTATGAAACTAGAGGCATGACAAAAATTGTACCAAAGTCACCACATTTTAAGGTAAGATTCACACTTGATATCAAGAAAGGAGGGGGTCCAAGGAGCCAATTCTACCTCATGGACATGGGAAGTtgttggaagaacaatggaaagccGTGCGATGGGGATGTCACATCTGATGTAACCAGATACAGTGAAATGGACATAAACCCGGAAGCTGAACCGTCGTGCAAACCCAACCATCTTGAACAATGTCCTCCTTATCATACCTTCTCAAATGGCACCCGAGTTCACAGAACCGATGCGACCAAGTTCCCCTATGATGCGTACCTTCTCTATCGTGCTCCAGGAAATGCAATGTACTTGGAGAAACCGGTGATACCATCCGATCCGTATAGCAACCCGCAGCCTCAAGAGATACTCCAAATTTTGCCGCACCCGGTTTGGGGCGAATACGGATATCCAACAAAGAAAGGTGAAGGATGGATTGGTGATCCAAGAACTTGGGAGCTTGATGTTGGAAGACTCTCTCAATCTCTCTATTTCTATCAG GATCCAGGTACTGAACCTGTGGAGAGACACTGGCCATCAATTGACTTAGGGACTGAAATATACATTAGTGGTGGGCAACTAGCAGAATGGACAGTTAGCAACTTTGATATTATCATCCCAAAAGAGTATGCTTATTGA
- the LOC25487167 gene encoding protein SRG1, which translates to MEGIKNPSGTSLLVPSVQELSKDGNISTVPPRYIQPNHQDLILSEVDTNLQIPVIDMYKLHSEELGSSELVKLHLACKDWGFFQLVNHGVSSNLIEKIKLEIQDFFNLPMSEKKKFWQTPQHMEGFGQAFVMSEEQKLDWADMFYMTTLPKHSRMPHLFPQLPHPLRDTLELYSQEMKNKAMVIVGHIEKALKIKENEIRELFEDGIQMMRMNYYPPCPQPEKVIGLTNHSDPQGVTLLLQLNEVEGLQIRKDGMWVPVKPLPNAFIVNIGDVLEILTNGIYRSIEHRAIVDTKKERLSIATFHSLNQDGIVGPLESLITEETPPRFKKVGVDEYFKNFFARKLEGKAFIDDMRIEHDD; encoded by the exons ATGGAAGGAATCAAGAACCCATCAGGTACTTCTCTTTTGGTACCATCAGTTCAAGAGTTATCTAAAGATGGAAATATTTCAACCGTTCCACCAAGATACATTCAGCCTAATCATCAAGACTTGATTCTCTCTGAAGTTGATACTAACCTTCAAATTCCAGTTATTGATATGTATAAGTTGCATTCAGAAGAACTTGGGAGTTCAGAATTGGTTAAGCTTCACCTTGCTTGCAAAGATTGGGGTTTCTTTCAg TTGGTAAATCATGGTGTTAGTTCAAAtttgattgagaaaataaaGTTGGAGATACaagatttcttcaaccttccaATGTCAGAGAAGAAAAAGTTTTGGCAAACTCCCCAACATATGGAGGGATTTGGACAAGCATTTGTTATGAGTGAGGAACAGAAACTTGATTGGGCAGATATGTTTTATATGACAACCCTTCCTAAACACTCTAGAATGCCTCATTTATTTCCACAACTTCCTCATCCTTTaag AGACACACTCGAGTTATACTCgcaagaaatgaaaaataaagctATGGTTATTGTTGGTCATATTGAAAAAGCATTAAAGATTAAGGAAAATGAAATAAGAGAGTTATTTGAAGATGGGATACAAATGATGAGGATGAACTATTACCCTCCTTGTCCTCAACCAGAAAAGGTTATTGGCCTCACAAATCATTCGGATCCTCAAGGTGTTACTCTCCTCCTACAACTCAATGAAGTAGAAGGTCTCCAAATAAGGAAAGATGGTATGTGGGTTCCTGTTAAGCCCCTGCCCAATGCCTTCATTGTCAACATTGGGGACGTGCTAGag ATATTAACAAATGGAATATATCGAAGTATTGAACACCGAGCAATAGTGGACACTAAAAAGGAAAGGCTTTCAATTGCTACATTCCACAGCTTGAATCAAGATGGTATTGTAGGTCCTTTGGAGAGCTTAATCACTGAAGAAACACCACCTCGGTTCAAAAAAGTTGGAGTAGATGAATACTTTAAGAACTTCTTTGCTCGTAAACTTGAAGGAAAGGCCTTCATCGATGACATGAGAATAGAGCATGATGattga
- the LOC25487169 gene encoding protein SRG1, which produces MEEIKNPSGTSLLVPSVQELAKEKISTVPARYIQSQHEELVINEANSILEIPVIDMKKLLSLEYGSLELSKLHLACKDWGFFQLVNHDVSSSLLEKVKMEIMDFFNLPMSEKKKFWQTPQHMEGFGQAFVLSEEQKLDWADLFFMTTLPKHLRMPHLFPQLPLPLRDTLELYSQEIKNLAMVILGHIEKSLKMEEMEIRELFEDGIQMMRTNYYPPCPQPEKVIGLTNHSDPVGLTILLQLNEVEGLQIRKNCMWVPVKPLPNAFIVNIGDMLEIITNGIYRSIEHRAIVNSEKERLSIATFYSSRHGSILGPVKSLITEQTPARFKKVGVEEYFTNLFARKLEGKSYIDVMRIEHDD; this is translated from the exons atggaagagatcaagaaccCCTCTGGAACTTCTCTTCTGGTACCATCAGTCCAAGAATTGGCTAAGGAAAAGATTTCAACAGTTCCAGCAAGATATATTCAGTCTCAACATGAAGAATTGGTCATCAATGAAGCTAATAGTATACTTGAAATTCCAGTTATTGATATGAAGAAATTGCTTTCTTTAGAATATGGGAGTTTAGAATTGTCTAAGCTTCACCTTGCTTGCAAAGATTGGGGATTCTTCCAG CTTGTAAATCATGATGTTAGTTCTTCCTTGTTGGAGAAAGTAAAGATGGAAATTATGGATTTTTTCAACCTTCCAATGTCAGAGAAGAAAAAGTTTTGGCAAACTCCTCAACATATGGAGGGATTTGGACAAGCATTTGTTTTAAGTGAAGAACAAAAACTTGATTGGGCAGATCTTTTCTTTATGACAACCCTTCCTAAACACTTGAGAATGCCACACTTATTTCCACAACTTCCTCTTCCTTTgag AGACACTCTCGAATTATACtcacaagaaattaaaaatctaGCCATGGTTATTCTTGGTCATATTGAAAAATCTTTGAAGATGGAGGAAATGGAAATAAGAGAATTATTTGAAGATGGGATACAAATGATGAGGACGAACTATTACCCACCTTGTCCTCAACCAGAGAAGGTTATTGGTCTCACAAATCATTCAGACCCTGTAGGTCTCACTATCCTCTTACAACTCAATGAAGTAGAAGGGTTACAGATAAGGAAAAATTGCATGTGGGTTCCTGTTAAACCCCTTCCCAATGCCTTCATTGTCAACATTGGTGACATGCTAGag ATTATAACCAATGGGATATATCGAAGTATTGAACATCGAGCAATAGTGAACTCGGAAAAGGAAAGACTTTCAATTGCTACATTCTACAGTTCGAGACATGGAAGTATTTTAGGTCCTGTGAAAAGCTTAATTACTGAACAAACACCAGCTCGGTTCAAAAAAGTTGGAGTAGAGGAGTACTTCACCAACTTATTTGCTCGTAAACTTGAGGGAAAGTCATACATTGATGTTATGAGAATAGAACATGACGATTGA
- the LOC25487170 gene encoding protein SRG1, with the protein MEEIKNPSGTSLLVPSVQELAKEKISTVPPRYIQSQHDELVINEANSILEIPVIDMKKLLSLEYGSLELSKLHLACKDWGFFQLVNHDVSSSLVEKVKLETQDFFNLPMSEKKKFWQTPQHMEGFGQAFVVSDEQKLDWADIFFMTTLPKHSRMPHLFPQLPLPIRDTFELYSTELKKLSMVIVDYMGKALKMDEKEMSMFFEDGVQSMRMNYYPPCPQPEKVIGLTPHSDGSALTILLQLNDVEGLQVRKDGMWVPVKPLPNAFIVNIGDILEVITNGIYRSIEHRAIVNSEKERMSIATFYTSRHDGEMAPANSLITEETPARFKRIGLKEFLRNMFARKLDGKSFLDELRI; encoded by the exons atggaagagatcaagaaccCCTCTGGAACTTCTCTTCTGGTACCATCAGTTCAAGAGTTGGCTAAGGAAAAAATTTCAACAGTTCCACCAAGATATATTCAGTCTCAACACGATGAATTGGTCATCAATGAAGCTAATAGTATACTTGAAATTCCAGTTATTGATATGAAGAAATTGCTTTCTTTAGAATATGGGAGTTTAGAATTGTCTAAGCTTCACCTTGCTTGCAAAGATTGGGGATTCTTTCAG CTGGTAAATCATGATGTTAGTTCTTCCTTGGTGGAGAAAGTAAAGTTGgagactcaagatttcttcaaccttccaATGTCAGAGAAGAAAAAGTTTTGGCAAACTCCTCAACATATGGAGGGATTTGGGCAAGCATTTGTTGTGAGTGATGAACAAAAGCTTGATTGGGCAGATATTTTCTTTATGACTACCCTTCCTAAACACTCTAGAATGCCTCACTTGTTTCCACAACTTCCTCTTCCTATCAG AGATACTTTTGAGCTTTACTCAACCGAACTAAAAAAGTTATCTATGGTTATTGTTGACTATATGGGAAAAGCTTTGAAAATGGATGAAAAAGAAATGAGTATGTTTTTTGAAGATGGTGTCCAATCAATGAGGATGAACTATTACCCTCCATGTCCACAACCAGAAAAGGTTATTGGCCTAACACCCCATTCAGATGGATCTGCACTCACTATCCTTCTACAACTCAATGATGTAGAAGGGCTCCAAGTGAGGAAAGATGGTATGTGGGTTCCTGTTAAACCCCTGCCTAATGCCTTCATTGTTAACATTGGGGACATTCTTGAG GTTATAACTAACGGAATATATCGAAGTATCGAGCATCGAGCAATTGTAAACTctgaaaaagaaagaatgtcAATTGCAACATTCTATACTTCAAGACATGATGGAGAGATGGCTCCTGCAAATAGCTTGATCACTGAAGAAACACCAGCACGTTTCAAAAGAATTGGACTAAAAGAATTCTTGAGGAATATGTTTGCTCGTAAACTTGATGGCAAGTCTTTCCTAGATGAACTGAGGATATAG